TCCATAGGATACCTGCTGATTTTTGATGGTGTATTTCATTTTGTTCTCCAGATTATCCCCCCATGGCCAGATTGGGCAGAAACAGCGCGATCTGGGGGAAAGTGATGAGCAGAACTGTTGCCAGAATCAGGATGAGCAGAAAGGGCAGGGCATGGCCGATCACCTCCAGATAGGGACGTCTGAAAATGAGCTGGGCCGTGAAGATGTCGCATCCGAATGGCGGGGTGGCAGATCCGATGGCGGCCTGAAGGGTGACCAGGGTACCCAAAAGGATGGGATCCACGCCGGCCCCGACCACATAGGGCTGGAACACCGGACTTAAAATGAAGATCGCCACAATGGGGTCCACAAACATGCAGGCCACAAAATACACCACCACCACAATGGTGATTACCCGCAGCATGGAAGGATCCGTGCCGAACAATGGCGGCAGCAGCTGGTCCGGCAGCTGGAGAAACCCGATGAGAAAGGAAAATGCCTGGCCGGCCCCCACCAGAATGAACACCACCCCGGTGATCACCCCGGTCTGGAGAAACGCATCAATGATCCGTTCCCGGGTCAGGCTTCTGAACACAATGATTTCCAAAATCAGGGCGTAGAACACGGCGGCGGCCGCCGCTTCCGTGGGGCTTAAAATACCCGTGTAGATGCCGCCTACGATGATGACGGGAAACCCCATGACGGGCAGGCCTCCTTTGACGGCATCGATGCGTTCGGCCATGGAGGCTCTGGGAAGTGTGCCCACGTGGGTGACCTTTGAATACACATAGCAGTAAATGGAAAACATCACCAGGATCATGAGTCCCGGCAGGATGCCTGCCAGAAACAGCATGCCGATGGAGGTGGAGGTGGCGACCCCGTAAACGATAAACCCGATGCTGGGGGGGATGAGAAATGCGATGTCGCTGGAATTGATAATCAGCCCCAGGGTAAAAGAGCTTTTATATCCGGCTTCCAGGAGCATGGGGCGCATGGTGCCGCCGATGGCCGCCACCGTGGCCTGGGTGGATCCGGACACGGCCCCGAACAGAGTGCAGGAGGCGTTGGTGGTAATGGGCAGCCCCCCGGGCAGATGGCCCACAAACACCTTGATCATGCGGATCAGGCGGGTGGCGGATTCTCCGGAAGTGATGATGGAGGCGGACAGGATGAACATGGGTACGCAAACCAGGGCCGGCGGGGTGACACCGGCAATCACCTGCTGCACCATGGTAACCAGCATTTTCGGAGCGAAATCGGGCATATACACGGCAATGTAGAGGATCAAGGAGCCCAGCAGGGTTACCATAAAGGGAAATCCCAGTAAAAGCATGATCAACAGACTGATTCCGAACATCATCATGGTCGGGGCCCTCCGATGATTTCATCTTCGTATTCACTTTGCTGGTCCGGGGACTGCCAGGGGTCGGATTCCGTGAAATTTTTGATGATGGTGCGGAAATACTGGATGGCGGCCAGGCCGAAACCGATGGGCATGATCACGTAAAAGGTCCATTTGGGGACCCGCAGGGCCGGGGTCATGTGTCCCTTGGCCATGGCGTTGGTCAGGTACTCCCAGGACGCGATGCACATGATGCCCATGACCACGGCGGAGATCAGGCAGATGATCATGATAAAGGTTTTTTCCATTTTCGGGGGCATGGCATCCAGAAACGCGCCCATGCGGATGTGCCGGGCCTTTCGCACGCCATAGCTCACCCCGGTGAAGGTGATGAGCATCACCAGGAACCGGGAAATCTCTTCGGCAAAATAGATACTGGAGAAAAAGGTGCGGGCAAATACATTGGCTATGAGCAGAACGGCCAGGGCAGCCACGCAGATTACCAGGATGGAGACCTCCAGGCTGTTGACCACCACACCGATATTGTGATTGAGCTGCTGAAGGGGATTGCGGGTTTTCTGCTTTGGGTCCATAGGGTTCCTTTCCAGCGGTAATGAACGATGCGCCCCGGGACTGAAAGAGGCACCGGGCTGTTGTCAGACAGGTCCCGGGCGATGATTACCCGGGACCTGTCTATCTTTAACAAACGGTTACTTTAAAGCGGCTTTGGCTGCTTCGATATCCGCCAGCAATGCTTCCAGAATTTCGTCGGCCCCATCACCGCCGATTTCGGTGAATTTGGGATACACGGTTTCAGCAGCTGCTTTGAATTCGGCGATAGCATCATCGTCCAGTTCATTGAACTCCAGGTCCGGTTTGGCGGCCAGCATTTTTTCCTTGTCAGAGGCATTTCGTTCCATGATCCAGTTGCCGGCCGGAATGATGGCATCCACCCAGAACCGTTTCATCTCGTCCTGCACATTCTGGGGCAGGCTGTCGAAAAATTCTTTGTTGACCGTGGGAATCCCCAGAAACGGTTCGCTCTTGAGCTGGGTGACGTATTTCTGGACTTCAAAGAACTTCATGCTGTAGATGGCGAACAGCGGGTTGACCTGGCCGTCGATGAGCCCCATCTGCAGGCCGGAGTATACTTCGCCGTAATCCATCGGCGTGGGCACGGCGCCATAGGCCTTGTAATCCTCCACCAGGAGTTTGGAAGACATTACCCGCAGTTTCTGGCCCTTGATGTCGGCCAGGGAGGTGATTTTCTTGTTGGAGGAAACCCATTGCCATCCTTCAAACATCACGGCCAGCGGCACCAGATCATTGTCGCGGAACGCTTTTTCCAGCAGCGGAAAAAACTTGCCGTTGCGTACGATCCAGTCAATGGTTTCAGGCACGTTTTCCGTGGGAAAGATATAGTTCAGGGCCAGCACCTGGGCCTGGGGGACAAACGCGCTGATCCAGGCGTAATCGGAAAACACATATTCCACCACCCCCATCTGTGCCAGCTCGTTGATATCGCCAAGCGCCCCCAGCGTGCCGTAGGGGTACACGGTAATGTTGATCTTGCCGTCAGTCCATTCTTTCATGTGATCGGAAAAATTGTTTGCCCACACGGTCATGAAATCGCCTTCGATCTCTTCAGATGCCAGTTTGGCAAGGATGGGTTTGCCCGTGTAGTTTTCAGCAAAGGCAGGGGCTGCGGTCAGGCAGAATATCCCTGCGAAAACAATGACTGCCAGTTTGGTGAGTGTTCGTTTCATGGTGTTCTCCTTTTTGGGATTAGGGGTAAAAAATATCGGGAGTCCACGGGATGGTCCGCGTTTCATGTCTGGTTCAGAAACGTCAGTGCCCCATGAACATGTAAGGCCACTCCTTTCGTTAAAACGGATTCGTCAATGGCAAATGCCGGGTGATGATGGGACACATCCGTGCCCTTTGCCGGGTCGGCGCATCCCAGAAACAAAAACACGCCGGGTACCCGGGATGAAAATTCACTGAAATCCTCGCTGGCGATATACCGGGATTCCACCACGGCATCTAAAGATCCAAATACCCTGGCTGCGGTCCGCCGGGCCATCTTCACCATGTGCTCATCATTGACCAGGGGAATGTTTTCATGATTGATATCAATGGCACAGGTACACCGGTGGGCGTCACAGATGTGCTCACAGATGCGGATGAACTTCTGGGTGGGATTGTCCGGGCTGTGTTCGGGCAGGGCGGTCAGAAACCGGATAGTGCCTTCGAGATCCGCATGTTCCGGGATGATGTTGGCTTTTTCCCCGGCGTTCAGTCTGCCGAACATGATAATGGTGGGTTCTCTGGCATCCATTTCCCGGGTCTGAATCGCCTGGACCCCCTGGATGACTCCGGCGGCGGCAATCACCGGATCCACGGCCTGATGGGGATAGCCCGTGTGGCCGCCTTTGCCTTTGATTCTGAGTTTAAATACATCCAGGCCGCCCATGACCGTGCCGGCGGAAATGCCCACCTGTCCCGAAGGAATCTGGCTCCAGATATGAATCCCCATAGCTGCGTCCACTTTCGGGTTTTCCATGATGCCTTCTTCGATCATGTAAATGGCCCCGGCGGCTTCTTCGTTGGGCTGGAACACCAGCTTGATCTTTCCTTTTAACACGGTGCCGTGGTCTGTCAGAACCCGGGCCGCTGCCAGCAGCATGGCCATGTGGGCGTCGTGGCCGCAGGCGTGCATCACCCCAGGGTTTTTCGAGGCAAAATCCAGACCCGCGGCTTCGGTCACGGGCAGGGCATCCATGTCGGCTCTGAGCATGAGCGTGGGCCCGGGATTGCCTGAATCCAGCACGGCGGCCACACCCGTGCCGGCCGACCGGAACGGGTCCAGTCCCAGATCCGCCAGATAGGTTTCAATGAATTCAGCGGTTCTGAATTCCTTAAACCCCAGTTCCGGATACTGGTGAAAGTGCCGGTACAGCCGGATCACTTCCGGTTCCAGTGCCTTGATCTGCCGGTCTAGTTCTGCCTGATTGGCCGGGGCTGGGTTCATGGATTCACCTTTCAGTCGATGACAAACAGTTTGCGGTCAAACCTGGCAAAGGTTTTGGCCCCGGTTTTTGTGACCCGGAAGGATTCCGAGCATTCAAACCCGAAATTGTCCATCCACATGCCTAAAATCATGTGAAAGGTCATGCCCGGTGCCAGTATTGTTTTGTCTCCGGGCCGCAGGCTGGCCGTGTGTTCCCCCCAGTCCGGCGGATAGTTCAGGCCCATGGAATAGCCGATGCGGGATTCTTTCTCAAACCCTTTTTTGGCGATATGCTTGCGCCATACCCGCTCGACATCTTCGCCGGTCATGCCCGGTTTGATGGTGTCCAGGGTCAGGTTCAACCCTTCCACGGTGATGTCGGCCAGATCCGACAGTTTTTGGGGCGGGTTGGGTCCCAGAAACGCGGTGCGGGCGATGGGGCAGTGGTACCGGTGCCGGCACCCGGCCAGCTCCAGGTTCACGGCCTGGCCGGCCTGATAGGGATCATCCGTCCAGGTCAGGTGGGGGGCCGAGGTTTTTTCTCCCGTGGGCATCATGGGCACGATGGCCGGATAATCCCCGCCGAATTCGGGGGTTCCCGCTGCCTGGGCCTGGAATACCGCTGCCACGGCATCGCATTCTCTTTTGCCGGGCACCAGGTTTTCCAAAGCCGTGGCCATCACCTTTTCCGCAATTTTCCCTGCTTGGCTCATCAGGGCGATTTCTGCGTCCGACTTGATGATGCGCACCCAGTTCACCAGGAGGTTGCCGTCTGCCAGGGTATCTTTGCCCAGGGTTTTTTTCAGTTCCGCATCACTTCGGGCCGTGTAGTAATAGGCATCCGTTTCCACCCCGATGGTTTTTTTGTCCCATTCTTTTTGTTTGATAAAGTCGGCCACAAAGTTCATGGGGTGTTTGACGGGAGACTGGACATAGTCATCCGGGTATCCGACCATGTTTTCTTTTTTGATAAACGCGGTATGCACGGCCCCGTTGACATCCATGTTCCGGCCGATCCATACGGGTTCCTCCTGGTCGTCGATCACCAGGACGGCCTGGGGCACATAAAAGGACCAGCCGTCATATCCCGTGAGATAGTTCATGTTGGCCGGATCACACACCACCAGCAGTCCGATGCCCCGGTCTG
Above is a window of Desulfotignum balticum DSM 7044 DNA encoding:
- a CDS encoding TRAP transporter large permease, whose translation is MMMFGISLLIMLLLGFPFMVTLLGSLILYIAVYMPDFAPKMLVTMVQQVIAGVTPPALVCVPMFILSASIITSGESATRLIRMIKVFVGHLPGGLPITTNASCTLFGAVSGSTQATVAAIGGTMRPMLLEAGYKSSFTLGLIINSSDIAFLIPPSIGFIVYGVATSTSIGMLFLAGILPGLMILVMFSIYCYVYSKVTHVGTLPRASMAERIDAVKGGLPVMGFPVIIVGGIYTGILSPTEAAAAAVFYALILEIIVFRSLTRERIIDAFLQTGVITGVVFILVGAGQAFSFLIGFLQLPDQLLPPLFGTDPSMLRVITIVVVVYFVACMFVDPIVAIFILSPVFQPYVVGAGVDPILLGTLVTLQAAIGSATPPFGCDIFTAQLIFRRPYLEVIGHALPFLLILILATVLLITFPQIALFLPNLAMGG
- a CDS encoding TRAP transporter small permease, giving the protein MDPKQKTRNPLQQLNHNIGVVVNSLEVSILVICVAALAVLLIANVFARTFFSSIYFAEEISRFLVMLITFTGVSYGVRKARHIRMGAFLDAMPPKMEKTFIMIICLISAVVMGIMCIASWEYLTNAMAKGHMTPALRVPKWTFYVIMPIGFGLAAIQYFRTIIKNFTESDPWQSPDQQSEYEDEIIGGPRP
- the dctP gene encoding TRAP transporter substrate-binding protein DctP, giving the protein MKRTLTKLAVIVFAGIFCLTAAPAFAENYTGKPILAKLASEEIEGDFMTVWANNFSDHMKEWTDGKINITVYPYGTLGALGDINELAQMGVVEYVFSDYAWISAFVPQAQVLALNYIFPTENVPETIDWIVRNGKFFPLLEKAFRDNDLVPLAVMFEGWQWVSSNKKITSLADIKGQKLRVMSSKLLVEDYKAYGAVPTPMDYGEVYSGLQMGLIDGQVNPLFAIYSMKFFEVQKYVTQLKSEPFLGIPTVNKEFFDSLPQNVQDEMKRFWVDAIIPAGNWIMERNASDKEKMLAAKPDLEFNELDDDAIAEFKAAAETVYPKFTEIGGDGADEILEALLADIEAAKAALK
- a CDS encoding M20 metallopeptidase family protein, with translation MNPAPANQAELDRQIKALEPEVIRLYRHFHQYPELGFKEFRTAEFIETYLADLGLDPFRSAGTGVAAVLDSGNPGPTLMLRADMDALPVTEAAGLDFASKNPGVMHACGHDAHMAMLLAAARVLTDHGTVLKGKIKLVFQPNEEAAGAIYMIEEGIMENPKVDAAMGIHIWSQIPSGQVGISAGTVMGGLDVFKLRIKGKGGHTGYPHQAVDPVIAAAGVIQGVQAIQTREMDAREPTIIMFGRLNAGEKANIIPEHADLEGTIRFLTALPEHSPDNPTQKFIRICEHICDAHRCTCAIDINHENIPLVNDEHMVKMARRTAARVFGSLDAVVESRYIASEDFSEFSSRVPGVFLFLGCADPAKGTDVSHHHPAFAIDESVLTKGVALHVHGALTFLNQT
- a CDS encoding M24 family metallopeptidase, which gives rise to MTLFSRTEYMDRIQRTKAAMADRGIGLLVVCDPANMNYLTGYDGWSFYVPQAVLVIDDQEEPVWIGRNMDVNGAVHTAFIKKENMVGYPDDYVQSPVKHPMNFVADFIKQKEWDKKTIGVETDAYYYTARSDAELKKTLGKDTLADGNLLVNWVRIIKSDAEIALMSQAGKIAEKVMATALENLVPGKRECDAVAAVFQAQAAGTPEFGGDYPAIVPMMPTGEKTSAPHLTWTDDPYQAGQAVNLELAGCRHRYHCPIARTAFLGPNPPQKLSDLADITVEGLNLTLDTIKPGMTGEDVERVWRKHIAKKGFEKESRIGYSMGLNYPPDWGEHTASLRPGDKTILAPGMTFHMILGMWMDNFGFECSESFRVTKTGAKTFARFDRKLFVID